In Gopherus flavomarginatus isolate rGopFla2 chromosome 1, rGopFla2.mat.asm, whole genome shotgun sequence, a single genomic region encodes these proteins:
- the RHNO1 gene encoding RAD9, HUS1, RAD1-interacting nuclear orphan protein 1: protein MPPKKKCIRQARKAQLQFLETPREGPIHHYGSPLPLAENPRHVFIKPLDQNASISWVSPQFESTVSTGFKRCKKQRHVAHSFQSRDDSRGFLHVGGVCRKQTVCKFPPLTFEAAQAHPYAAATGYSDSCGNPSNCAKTCHIQPKRGTAAKPSTSMGKPKSCRKGASQFPKQDAEPDVFSPPDLRTPELPSMRSYGCSSTLPQMNILCPNPHSVLDLCADTTESLEPTTVLVKDTPEHEYGVKVTWRKRSHVMRYLREKGMLSPSDILVKTVNADPSQC, encoded by the exons ATGCCTCCAAAGAAGAAATGCATCCGCCAGGCCCGCAAGGCACAACTGCAGTTCCTTGAAACTCCAAGAGAGGGCCCTATACATCACTATGGATCTCCACTGCCTTTGGCTGAGAACCCAAGACATGTTTTTATCAAACCTCTAGACCAGAATGCCTCCATCTCATGG GTGTCCCCACAGTTTGAAAGCACTGTGTCAACAGGCTTCAAGAGATGTAAGAAGCAGCGCCATGTTGCCCACAGCTTCCAGAGCCGGGATGACAGTCGTGGTTTCCTCCATGTGGGAGGAGTGTGTCGGAAACAAACAGTCTGCAAATTTCCTCCTTTAACGTTTGAGGCTGCACAGGCACACCCCTATGCTGCAGCAACAGGGTACTCGGACTCTTGTGGTAACCCAAGTAACTGTGCAAAGACATGCCATATCCAGCCAAAGAGGGGCACTGCAGCAAAGCCCAGTACCTCAATGGGTAAGCCTAAGAGCTGTAGAAAAGGGGCCTCTCAGTTTCCTAAACAGGATGCTGAGCCAGATGTCTTCAGTCCACCAGATCTACGGACTCCAGAGCTGCCCTCTATGAGAAGCTATGGATGCAGTAGTACTTTGCCACAGATGAACATCCTCTGTCCGAATCCACATAGTGTTCTTGATCTCTGTGCTGATACCACTGAGAGCCTTGAACCAACAACTGTACTGGTCAAGGATACTCCAGAGCATGAGTACGGAGTGAAGGTAACATGGAGAAAACGGTCTCATGTAATGAGATACCTGAGGGAGAAGGGGATGCTGAGCCCAAGTGACATCCTAGTGAAGACTGTAAATGCTGATCCTAGTCAGTGCTGA
- the FOXM1 gene encoding forkhead box protein M1, with product MMRTSPRRPLILKRRKLSLQDGSASNSPARDEPDGESKGVPKQEHSREDKPRDRVECGAQKFPAGIKIINHPTMPNTQVVIIPPDADIQSIIKALTAKGRECGSNGPNKFILISSGGSSRPTGSAATQQTLQSKDETSTATKRARAADCQGGENNPKQNPDKTVERAVLWPPQVNSMGGQEQEGNSSGDATNSGLDNSLTNIQWLGKMSSDGLGPCTVKQEMEKENQTPMQERIKTEEDSIPATATFSSLWQDSMLERPPYSYMAMIQFAINSTEKKRMTLKDIYTWIEDHFPYFRYVAKPGWKNSIRHNLSLHDMFVREMSANGKISFWTIHPDANRYLTLDQVFKPLDAGSPTSPEYSESQQKRHIPELQKNTGGNSSYKTEPQNARRKMKPLLPRVSSYLVPIQFPVSQPLILQSSLTVPQPMAQGASLNGSEVIRSSKRVRIAPKVLPSTEEPSSFLPTGPVKEKSHCDERPPPFAPSQSVKENNSQPGEALACFPAALCIKEEKEDSYPDKWLPSFPPVLSIKEEPVQSDEETGLLLPVPCVKREKHFTMLKSPPRGVSDTVIIKRRKMGRSRRKQHLVLPCSEEPVLVLPESCGSDSFRLVSDLPFLQETQSLELSCSQEEGGPFKTPVKEMFCKLPVSSTPSKVPTATPSMGSPDSWRLASIAKESSELDFSPVRTPQVPFTSLQENLDLLGFNSTPLKNSLFDSPRQLLQTESNDMVSRPLTSSPASNPESTKQSSPELPASGLPENQSLMEGLVLDTMNNSLSKILLDISFSGLEDDILGPEMSWSQFIPELR from the exons ATGATGAGGACCAGCCCTCGCAGGCCCCTGATTCTCAAGAGACGAAAACTGTCCCTCCAAGATGGCAGTGCATCCAACTCTCCAGCAAGAGATGAACCGGATGGGGAGAGTAAAGGAGTCCCCAAGCAGGAGCATAGCAGAGAGGACAAACCCAGGGACAGAGTGGAGTGTGGCGCCCAGAAATTCCCAGCAGGAATAAAGATAATTAATCACCCTACCATGCCCAACACCCAGGTGGTGATCATCCCTCCTGATGCTGACATCCAGAGTATCATCAAGGCTCTGACAGCCAAGGGGAGAGAATGTGGCAGCAATGGGCCCAACAAGTTCATTCTTATCAGCAGTGGGGGCAGCTCTCGCCCCACAGGCTCAGCAGCAACTCAGCAGACGCTCCAATCAAAGGATGAGACGAGCACAGCAACAAAGAGGGCCAGAGCAGCAGATTGTCAGGGTGGAGAGAACAACCCCAAACAAAACCCTGATAAAACTGTGGAAAGGGCAGTACTGTGGCCTCCACAGGTCAATTCCATGGGAGGACAAGAACAGGAAGGAAACA gcagtggagacGCAACAAACAGCGGGTTGGATAACAGTCTGACTAACATCCAATGGCTAGGGAAGATGAGCTctgatgggctgggcccctgtactGTGAAACAAGAGATGGAGAAGGAGAACCAGACACCCATGCAGGAGAGGATCAAG ACTGAAGAAGACTCCATTCCTGCCACTGCTACCTTCTCCTCCTTGTGGCAGGACTCAATGTTAGAACGGCCCCCCTACTCCTATATGGCCATGATCCAGTTTGCCATCAACAGCACGGAGAAGAAGCGCATGACCCTGAAGGATATCTATACCTGGATTGAGGACCATTTTCCTTATTTCAGATATGTGGCCAAGCCAGGCTGGAAG AACTCCATTCGACACAATCTATCCCTTCACGATATGTTTGTCCGGGAGATGTCTGCTAATGGTAAAATCTCCTTCTGGACCATTCACCCTGATGCCAATCGCTATCTGACGCTGGACCAAGTGTTCAAG CCGCTGGATGCAGGGTCACCAACATCGCCTGAGTACTCTGAATCA CAGCAAAAACGTCACATTCCAGAACTCCAGAAGAACACAGGCGGGAACAGCAGCTACAAAACTGAGCCACAGAATGCAC GCCGAAAGATGAAGCCTTTGCTTCCTCGCGTCAGCTCCTACCTGGTTCCAATCCAGTTTCCTGTGAGCCAACCTCTCATCCTGCAGTCCTCCCTGACGGTGCCTCAGCCCATGGCCCAGGGAGCCTCCCTCAATGGCTCAGAAGTTATCCGGAGCAGCAAGCGTGTACGCATTGCTCCAAAG GTGTTGCCGTCCACTGAAGAGCCATCCTCATTCTTGCCCACAGGGCCTGTGAAGGAGAAGAGTCACTGTGATGAAAGGCCGCCCCCATTTGCCCCAAGCCAATCTGTAAAGGAGAACAACTCCCAGCCTGGTGAAGCGCTAGCCTGTTTCCCTGCAGCCCTGTGTataaaggaggagaaggaggactcCTATCCTGACAAATGGCTGCCCTCATTCCCCCCCGTCTTGTCTATAAAGGAGGAACCAGTGCAGTCCGATGAAGAGACAGGCCTGTTGCTCCCAGTACCATGTGTGAAGCGAGAGAAACACTTTACCATGCTGAAGTCCCCGCCCCGGGGTGTATCTGACACGGTGATTATAAAGAGACGGAAGATGGGCAGGTCCAGAAGGAAACAGCACCTAGTGCTGCCTTGCTCAGAAGAGCCAGTCCTGGTTCTGCCAGAGAGCTGTGGCTCTGACTCCTTCAGGCTAGTGTCAGACCTTCCTTTCCTGCAGGAAACCCAGTCTCTGGAGCTCAGCTGCTCACAGGAGGAGGGTGGCCCCTTTAAAACACCAGTCAAGGAGATGTTCTGCAAGCTGCCAGTTTCCTCCACCCCTAGCAAAGTCCCAACTGCTACTCCAtcaatggggagccctgactccTGGAGACTTGCATCCATTGCTAAAGAAAGCAGTGAGCTGGACTTCAGCCCCGTGAGAACCCCTCAGGTGCCATTCACTTCCCTCCAGGAAAACTTGGACTTGCTGGGCTTCAACAGCACTCCCCTTAAAAACTCCTTGTTTGACTCCCCTCGACAGCTTCTCCAAACAGAGTCCAATGACATGGTTTCCAGGCCCCTTACAAGCTCTCCTGCTTCCAATCCTGAATCCACCAAGCAATCATCCCCAGAATTACCAGCCTCTGGACTACCTGAGAATCAGTCTCTCATGGAGGGCCTGGTCCTGGACACCATGAACAACAGCCTGAGCAAAATCCTGCTGGATATCAGCTTTTCTGGTCTAGAGGATGACAtcctggggccagagatgagctGGTCTCAGTTTATTCCTGAACTGAGATAG